From the Aquitalea magnusonii genome, one window contains:
- a CDS encoding helix-turn-helix transcriptional regulator yields MHASIALETAGSLLQSMGTPQFTSQLWQWLHDVVDPASYHMTALRFRRGSQQSAVEQLDVLFFAGEADPEETRLALSLYQRDMEWKQDRQLLQFIEQVQDPQLVLSRNDDHPPTAYGRMIAQSPLGEECSLLGCETDYVYLLSIFRTRHTPSFTLSELSRLRQTCHFLIPLLARHAQLSTPCLAASQDVLQQYFDRCLQLAGKQLSGRERLICHAMLQGWSVPQIAEHVSISQCSVRTYMERALTKIGVANKSELFAWCVAVEQTHRQSALLS; encoded by the coding sequence ATGCACGCAAGTATTGCACTGGAAACGGCAGGCAGCCTGCTGCAAAGCATGGGGACACCGCAATTCACCAGCCAGCTATGGCAATGGCTGCATGATGTGGTGGACCCGGCGTCCTATCACATGACAGCGCTACGCTTTCGCCGTGGCAGTCAGCAGTCAGCGGTGGAGCAACTGGATGTGCTGTTTTTTGCCGGCGAGGCCGACCCGGAAGAAACCCGGCTGGCCTTGTCGCTCTATCAGCGTGACATGGAGTGGAAGCAGGACAGACAGCTATTGCAATTCATCGAGCAGGTGCAGGACCCGCAACTGGTCCTGTCGCGCAACGATGACCATCCGCCTACCGCCTATGGGCGCATGATTGCGCAAAGTCCACTGGGCGAGGAATGCAGCCTGCTGGGCTGTGAAACCGATTATGTCTATCTGCTGTCGATTTTCCGCACCCGCCACACCCCGTCCTTCACCCTGTCCGAGCTTAGCCGCCTGCGGCAGACCTGCCACTTTCTCATTCCCCTGCTGGCCCGCCACGCGCAACTGAGCACACCCTGTCTGGCTGCATCACAAGATGTGCTGCAGCAGTATTTCGACCGTTGTCTGCAATTGGCCGGCAAACAGCTATCAGGCCGGGAAAGGCTGATTTGTCACGCCATGCTGCAAGGCTGGTCGGTACCGCAGATCGCCGAGCATGTCTCCATCAGCCAGTGCAGCGTACGCACCTATATGGAGCGCGCGCTGACCAAAATCGGCGTGGCCAACAAGTCCGAGTTGTTTGCCTGGTGCGTGGCGGTTGAGCAAACGCATCGTCAATCTGCACTGCTGTCCTGA
- the tssA gene encoding type VI secretion system protein TssA: MQDTIEALLNPVAADNPAGEDLSYSTLFDQIREARRSDDPALAQGEWEQTLKVAEWPRVIRLCEAAFTEQSKDLQLLSWLAEAWVRQHGISRLSDALALLNGWLARFWENGYPELDSADPEERVGKLEWLNLQLSAAIRSAPLLKAEFGGYSWQDWQESRAVDNLGLKDPAARDAALAEGKLAGETFEKAASQSGTNWFSGLHDQLVQALAEYEKLEQQTDGRLGKYAPSLVEIRNAIYACQDLVLRYRKQNGGPDISPATPAAEGNTRMATPSQTASSPAVAAYQAATASHFDGQIHSREQAVQMLGEVARYFRAHEPHSPVSLLAERAARWAEMSLEEWLQHVIKDDSTLSQLRELLDC; the protein is encoded by the coding sequence ATGCAAGACACCATCGAAGCCCTGCTCAACCCTGTGGCGGCAGACAATCCGGCAGGAGAGGACCTTAGCTACTCCACCTTGTTCGATCAGATTCGCGAAGCACGCCGCAGCGACGACCCGGCCCTGGCCCAAGGGGAATGGGAACAAACCCTCAAGGTGGCGGAATGGCCACGCGTCATCCGCCTGTGTGAAGCGGCCTTCACCGAGCAAAGCAAGGACCTGCAGCTACTGAGCTGGCTGGCCGAAGCCTGGGTACGCCAGCACGGGATCAGCCGGCTGAGCGATGCGCTGGCCTTGCTGAACGGCTGGCTGGCACGCTTCTGGGAAAACGGCTATCCGGAGCTGGATAGCGCCGATCCGGAAGAACGCGTCGGCAAGCTCGAGTGGCTTAATCTGCAACTGTCCGCCGCCATCCGCAGCGCCCCGCTGCTCAAGGCCGAATTTGGCGGCTATAGCTGGCAGGACTGGCAGGAATCACGCGCGGTGGACAATCTGGGGCTGAAAGACCCCGCGGCACGCGACGCCGCCTTGGCCGAAGGCAAGCTGGCCGGTGAAACCTTCGAGAAAGCCGCCAGCCAATCTGGGACCAACTGGTTCTCCGGCCTGCACGACCAACTGGTACAAGCCTTGGCCGAGTACGAAAAACTGGAGCAGCAGACCGATGGCCGGCTAGGCAAATACGCGCCCAGCCTGGTGGAAATCCGCAATGCCATTTACGCCTGCCAGGACCTGGTGCTGCGCTATCGCAAACAGAACGGCGGCCCGGACATCAGCCCGGCCACCCCCGCCGCAGAAGGAAACACCCGCATGGCCACCCCCAGCCAGACTGCCAGCAGCCCCGCCGTGGCAGCTTACCAAGCCGCCACGGCCAGCCACTTTGACGGCCAGATCCACAGCCGCGAACAGGCGGTGCAGATGCTGGGCGAAGTGGCACGTTATTTCCGGGCCCACGAACCGCACAGCCCGGTTTCCCTGCTGGCCGAGCGCGCTGCGCGCTGGGCGGAGATGAGCCTGGAAGAATGGCTGCAGCATGTCATCAAGGACGACTCCACCCTGAGCCAGTTGCGCGAACTGCTGGACTGCTAA
- a CDS encoding PAAR domain-containing protein, with protein sequence MKRVIRLGDPTDHGGNVVSAAASTTLFGKQVACLGDAVSCPQQGHGNCTIVEGDGSWLVGGKPVALEGHKTSCGAVLISTLPAVGKG encoded by the coding sequence ATGAAACGTGTGATCCGATTGGGCGACCCCACCGACCATGGCGGGAATGTCGTCAGCGCCGCGGCCAGCACCACCCTGTTCGGCAAGCAGGTGGCCTGCCTGGGCGATGCCGTCAGTTGCCCGCAACAGGGCCATGGCAACTGCACCATCGTGGAAGGCGATGGCAGTTGGCTGGTTGGCGGCAAGCCCGTGGCGCTGGAAGGTCACAAGACCAGTTGCGGTGCCGTCCTGATTTCCACCTTGCCCGCTGTCGGCAAGGGTTGA
- the tssH gene encoding type VI secretion system ATPase TssH codes for MSVSLKSLIERLTPAARQALEQAASRALGRTHFEVEIEHVLLALLDQQDNAALAALLALGLPLDKLGRELDAAQDSFRSGNTRNPVLSAWLPRWLEKAWLLASMEHGESDISTLDLLLTLWQDDALRNAVQGSSRTLAAQDSSLLHGAYRELRRHGGEGSASPASQPAEAAEQADDTSASQEKPQRTRGNPALDKYTVDLTAQARAGKIDPILGRDSEIRQMIDILMRRRQNNPILTGEPGVGKTAVVEGLARQIVLGEVPDTLLGVTLRTLDLGLLQAGASVKGEFENRLRQVIDEVKASPVPIILFIDEAHTLIGAGGAAGQNDAANLLKPALARGELRTIAATTWAEYKKYFEKDAALARRFQVVKVEEPAPDMAVQMVRGLTAAMRQHHQVDILDEAIRAAVHLSSRYITGRQLPDKAISVLDTACARVALSRAGKPAPLQDIQVLIDNAEREIDALSREEGHAERIAELTARLDTLRLDRDALHAAWQQQQQLVDEIEQLKQQAAEARPKGRKVSPLQQKRLELRQLQKNQPLAFECVDESVIADVIAGWTGIPLGRMVSNELEQVQKLGALLAERVIGQDHALAQIAERVQIAKANLEDPGKPKGVFLLVGPSGVGKTETALALAEALYGGERNLITINMSEYQEAHSVSGLKGSPPGYVGYGEGGVLTEAVRRRPYSVVLLDEVEKAHPDVMELFFQVFDKGVLEDSEGREVDFKNTIILLTSNAGTDLLMRACEHGVTVEGETRDPTPADLVEILRPTLQQAFKPALLGRLDIVPYFPISDDVLHAIVALKLERIRNRIAANHGAKVEFPTSLAATLAARCMDVDSGARNADAILTRTLLAPISCDLLGRMASGKPVKKIAVSLKGEDIKVRLS; via the coding sequence CAAGCAGCCAGCCGGGCGCTGGGGCGTACCCACTTTGAAGTGGAAATCGAACATGTGCTGCTGGCCCTGCTGGATCAGCAAGACAATGCCGCCCTGGCCGCCTTGCTGGCGCTGGGCCTGCCCCTGGACAAGCTGGGCCGCGAACTGGATGCAGCCCAGGACAGCTTTCGCAGCGGCAACACCCGTAATCCGGTACTGTCCGCCTGGCTGCCACGCTGGCTGGAAAAAGCCTGGCTGCTCGCCAGCATGGAACATGGCGAAAGCGATATCTCCACACTGGATCTGCTACTGACGCTGTGGCAGGACGATGCGCTGCGCAATGCGGTGCAAGGCAGTTCCCGCACGCTGGCCGCACAGGACAGCAGCCTGCTGCACGGTGCCTATCGCGAACTGCGCCGCCATGGCGGTGAAGGCAGCGCCAGCCCGGCCAGCCAGCCAGCAGAAGCTGCCGAACAGGCCGACGACACCAGCGCCAGCCAGGAAAAACCGCAACGGACACGCGGCAATCCGGCACTGGACAAATACACGGTGGACCTCACCGCCCAGGCGCGCGCCGGCAAGATCGACCCCATCCTGGGCCGTGACAGTGAAATCCGCCAGATGATAGACATCCTGATGCGCCGCCGTCAGAACAACCCCATTCTGACCGGGGAACCGGGTGTGGGAAAAACCGCCGTGGTGGAAGGACTGGCGCGGCAGATCGTGCTGGGTGAAGTGCCGGACACCCTGCTGGGCGTGACCCTGCGTACGCTGGACCTGGGCTTGCTGCAAGCCGGTGCCAGTGTGAAGGGCGAGTTTGAAAACCGCTTGCGCCAGGTAATCGACGAGGTCAAGGCCAGCCCGGTACCCATCATTCTGTTCATCGACGAAGCACACACCCTGATCGGGGCTGGCGGTGCGGCAGGACAGAACGACGCAGCCAATCTGCTGAAACCGGCACTGGCGCGCGGCGAGCTGCGCACCATCGCGGCCACCACCTGGGCCGAATACAAAAAATACTTCGAAAAAGATGCCGCGCTGGCCCGCCGCTTCCAGGTAGTCAAAGTGGAAGAACCGGCACCGGACATGGCGGTACAAATGGTGCGCGGCCTCACCGCCGCCATGCGCCAGCACCATCAGGTGGACATTCTGGACGAAGCCATCCGTGCCGCCGTACACCTGTCCAGCCGCTACATTACCGGCCGCCAGTTGCCGGACAAGGCCATCAGCGTGCTGGACACCGCCTGCGCCCGGGTGGCGCTGTCGCGTGCCGGCAAACCCGCGCCGCTGCAGGACATCCAGGTGCTGATCGACAACGCCGAACGGGAAATCGACGCACTGTCGCGTGAGGAAGGCCACGCCGAGCGGATTGCCGAACTCACCGCCCGGCTGGACACGCTGCGTCTTGATCGGGACGCCCTGCACGCTGCCTGGCAACAGCAGCAGCAACTGGTGGATGAAATCGAACAGTTGAAACAGCAGGCCGCAGAAGCGCGCCCCAAGGGCAGGAAAGTCAGCCCCTTGCAACAAAAGCGGCTGGAATTGCGCCAACTGCAAAAAAACCAGCCACTGGCCTTCGAGTGCGTGGATGAAAGCGTGATTGCCGATGTGATAGCCGGCTGGACCGGCATTCCGCTGGGCCGCATGGTCAGCAACGAGCTGGAACAAGTACAAAAGCTGGGCGCGCTGCTGGCCGAACGCGTAATCGGCCAGGACCACGCGCTGGCGCAGATTGCCGAACGGGTACAGATTGCCAAGGCCAATCTGGAAGACCCCGGCAAACCCAAGGGCGTGTTCCTGCTGGTAGGGCCGTCCGGCGTGGGCAAGACCGAAACCGCGCTGGCACTGGCCGAAGCCCTGTACGGCGGTGAGCGCAATCTGATCACCATCAATATGTCCGAATACCAGGAAGCCCACAGCGTATCCGGCCTGAAGGGCTCACCACCCGGCTATGTCGGCTATGGCGAAGGCGGTGTGCTGACCGAAGCGGTGCGTCGTCGCCCGTATTCGGTTGTGCTGCTGGATGAAGTGGAAAAAGCCCATCCGGACGTGATGGAGCTGTTTTTCCAGGTATTCGACAAGGGCGTGCTGGAAGACAGTGAAGGCCGCGAAGTGGACTTCAAGAACACCATCATCCTGCTCACCTCCAACGCAGGCACCGACCTGCTGATGCGCGCCTGCGAACACGGCGTGACGGTGGAAGGCGAAACCCGCGACCCCACCCCGGCCGACCTGGTGGAAATCCTGCGCCCCACGCTGCAACAGGCTTTCAAGCCGGCATTGCTGGGCCGGCTGGACATCGTGCCCTACTTCCCCATCAGCGACGATGTATTGCACGCCATTGTGGCCCTCAAGCTGGAGCGCATCCGCAACCGCATCGCCGCCAACCACGGCGCCAAGGTGGAGTTTCCCACCAGCCTGGCCGCCACGCTGGCCGCCCGCTGCATGGATGTGGACAGCGGTGCGCGCAATGCCGACGCCATTCTCACCCGCACCTTGCTGGCACCGATTTCCTGCGATCTGCTCGGCCGCATGGCCAGCGGCAAGCCGGTAAAGAAAATCGCTGTCTCGCTCAAGGGTGAGGATATCAAGGTCAGGCTGAGCTAA